A genomic stretch from Thermoplasmatales archaeon includes:
- a CDS encoding ATP-binding cassette domain-containing protein → MNAIEIDNLAFKYLGSTENTIEIPHLTIEEGESVLITGRSGSGKSTLINCINGIIPHIMSGTMEGNVRINGRSTREMKVSQISLEVGTLLQDPEKQVMNYKVEEEIAFAPENFNLPKEEIIKRIDNSIKAVGIEHLRGRETSKLSGGELQRVALASVLTMDPGIMILDEPTSNIDPEGTKDIFNFLQKETGSKTLMIVEHKVERVLPFIDRVIVIDQGRVVVDSPKDELLSSVDKLLDIGIEIPEHFLLANKLGFKKPDIEEIRRAIKDGKIQLSKKERKITSNYYFRASAKVNYGSEFSLDASINSGEGTIHAIIGRNGAGKSTLLKALIGFLEKKYADVSSTIIVGDQAVTDPDIYMRGRIIGYLPQSFDLMLINKNVERELTYSMRVRKQPDLLALAQELSESLSLTNYLKTDPQMLSQGQRRRVAMASTIAGGVKVVMLDEPTSGQDFYHKEQLGKELLNLKSKGYVFIIVTHDVRFVYKYADSTSLIDNGKIVLEGTPEEVFTRSEEFGISPPSEYLLRC, encoded by the coding sequence ATGAACGCGATTGAAATAGACAATCTTGCATTCAAATATTTAGGGTCTACTGAAAACACAATCGAGATACCACACCTCACGATAGAAGAAGGCGAATCAGTCCTGATAACGGGAAGATCAGGATCAGGTAAATCCACCCTAATAAACTGTATAAATGGGATCATCCCGCATATAATGTCCGGAACAATGGAAGGGAATGTAAGAATTAACGGGCGTTCGACGCGAGAGATGAAAGTCTCACAAATATCGCTGGAGGTTGGCACCCTTCTTCAGGACCCTGAAAAGCAGGTAATGAACTATAAGGTTGAAGAGGAAATAGCTTTTGCTCCAGAGAATTTCAACCTTCCGAAGGAAGAGATCATTAAAAGAATCGACAATTCCATAAAAGCGGTTGGGATCGAGCACCTTAGAGGTAGAGAGACGTCCAAACTATCTGGAGGGGAACTCCAGAGAGTGGCGCTTGCCTCGGTTCTTACGATGGATCCGGGCATAATGATCCTCGATGAGCCAACATCAAATATTGATCCAGAAGGCACGAAGGATATTTTCAATTTTCTTCAAAAAGAGACCGGTTCTAAAACGTTGATGATTGTTGAGCACAAGGTAGAGCGCGTGCTCCCGTTTATTGATCGAGTGATCGTGATAGATCAGGGACGTGTGGTCGTAGATTCACCGAAAGACGAGCTGTTATCAAGTGTCGATAAACTTCTTGACATCGGTATTGAAATACCGGAACACTTTTTGCTTGCCAACAAACTGGGGTTTAAAAAACCAGATATTGAGGAGATCAGGAGAGCCATAAAAGATGGAAAAATACAACTTTCTAAGAAAGAACGAAAGATCACGAGTAATTATTATTTCAGGGCCAGCGCTAAGGTAAATTACGGTTCTGAATTCAGTCTTGATGCATCTATAAATTCGGGGGAAGGGACAATACATGCAATAATTGGCAGAAACGGCGCTGGAAAGAGCACTCTGCTTAAAGCGCTCATAGGTTTTCTTGAGAAGAAGTACGCTGATGTGTCTTCAACTATTATTGTCGGCGATCAGGCTGTGACTGACCCGGACATATACATGCGCGGAAGAATCATAGGTTACCTTCCGCAGAGTTTCGATCTTATGCTGATAAACAAGAACGTGGAACGGGAGCTCACATACTCAATGCGTGTCAGAAAACAACCAGATCTGCTTGCCCTTGCCCAGGAACTTTCTGAGTCACTCAGCCTCACTAACTACTTGAAAACGGATCCACAGATGCTCAGCCAGGGACAGAGAAGAAGAGTTGCAATGGCTTCCACAATAGCAGGAGGAGTAAAAGTCGTCATGCTTGATGAACCAACTTCCGGCCAGGACTTCTACCATAAGGAACAGTTGGGAAAGGAACTTTTAAACTTAAAGTCAAAGGGGTATGTGTTCATTATCGTCACGCATGACGTCCGCTTTGTTTACAAATACGCCGATAGCACATCACTTATAGATAACGGGAAAATAGTCCTTGAAGGTACACCAGA